In a single window of the Drosophila albomicans strain 15112-1751.03 chromosome 3, ASM965048v2, whole genome shotgun sequence genome:
- the LOC117570651 gene encoding DNA/RNA-binding protein KIN17, translating into MGRAEAGTPKYLANKMKAKGLQKLRWYCQMCEKQCRDENGFKCHTMSESHQRQLLLFADSPGKFLHNFSKEFSDGYMELLRRRFGTKRTNANKIYQEYIAHKEHVHMNATRWLTLSDYVKWLGRTGQVVADETEKGWFVTYIDRSPEAMERQAKAERKEKMEKDDEERMTEFIEKQIKKAKKDEEDGEPQEKYTELKREEEQPLKLDIRLEKKFQPDSILGKSALVTKRSSNDVDEKVFKKPKSMPAESSSRSALDEIIKLEEKKKERANRKDYWLHPNIVVKFISSSMGDKFYKQKAVVQEVIDKYRAKIKFLDTGDKLKVDQAHLETVIPALDKEILVVNGAYRGSEALLKKLDERKYCVSIEILHGPLKGRIVDNVQYEDICKIYGT; encoded by the exons ATGGGTCGCGCTGAAGCTGGTACTCCAAAGTACCTTGCCAACAAAATGAAGGCGAAGGGCCTTCAGAAGTTGCGCTGGTACTGTCAGATGTGCGAAAAACAGTGCCGTGATGAGAACGGCTTCAAGTGTCACACGATGAGCGAGTCTCATCAgaggcaactgttgctgtttgcgGACTCGCCTGGCAAATTTCTGCATAACTTCTCCAAGGAGTTCTCCGATGGTTACATGGAACTGCTCCGTCGTCGCTTTGGCACCAAGCGTACAAACGCCAATAAAATCTACCAGGAATATATTGCGCATAAGGAGCACGTGCATATGAATGCCACACGATGGCTGACGCTCTCGGACTACGTAAAATGGCTCGGACGCACTGGTCAGGTGGTGGCCGATGAGACGGAAAAGGGTTGGTTCGTCACATACATTGATCGCAGCCCAGAGGCCATGGAACGCCAGGCAAAGGCTGAGCGCAAGGAGAAGATGGAAAAGGATGACGAGGAACGCATGACGGAGTTCATTGAGAAGCAGATCAAGAAGGCTAAGAAAGATGAAGAAGACGGTGAACCACAGGAAAAGTATACGGAATTAAAACGCGAGGAAGAGCAGCCATTAAAGCTGGACATACGATTGGAGAAGAAATTCCAACCAGATTCGATCCTAGGTAAATCAGCGCTAGTCACAAAACGTTCCAGCAACGACGTCGATGAAAAAGTGTTCAAGAAACCCAAGTCAATGCCCgcagagagcagcagcagatctGCATTGGATGAGATTATCAAGTtggaggaaaagaaaaaggagCGTGCCAATCGTAAAGATTACTGGCTGCATCCAAATATTGTAGTTAAATTCATATCCAGTTCGATGGGCGACAAGTTCTACAAACAAAAGGCTGTTGTCCAGGAAGTCATTGATAAATACCGCGCCAAGATCAAGTTTCTGGATACAGGCGACAAGCTAAAAGTCGATCAG GCACATCTGGAAACTGTGATTCCCGCTTTAGATAAGGAAATTCTGGTTGTTAATGGAGCTTATCGTGGCTCTGAAGCATTGTTGAAGAAACTGGATGAACGCAAGTATTGCGTCAGCATAGAGATCCTACATGGTCCATTGAAAGGACGCATTGTAGACAACGTACAATACGAGGATATCTGCAAAATTTACGGCACGTGA
- the LOC117570652 gene encoding vitellogenin-1, with product MRLNSNLRNQLIVLMCLALCIDAKNSSTDWWQGMPYAFMDILTMKMNLFTALPLEVAATVIDTLCSSTLFMTGVPPQITPDITKMHFQYMTPCLNYSVPLLEAEKLWMHPKFRQNRKLVILATGWTNTVNDSSAIAMISKAFMCRPGVNFVIVDAAYYVDTLYKWSALNTDLIGEQVAMGLQHLIKAMPWMDIHLIGHSLGAHIMGTAGRTFKKLSGHLVSRITGLDPAKPCFRYEKALPGLQKGDASLVDVIHTNCGILAKRDPLGDIDFYPGGAHPIKPGCLTIGCSHTRAVEYFAESVYPEYQRSFLGMKCDSWTALKRRKCISENTSTMGYLINRKARGIYYVDVNGWSPFGKADTILAPKHFVCDKTKCLS from the exons ATGCGCTTAAATTCGAATTTAAGAAATCAACTCATAGTTTTGATGTGTTTAGCTTTGTGTATAGATGCCAAAAACTCGAGTACGGATTGGTGGCAGGGAATGCCTTACGCTTTTATGGATATACTCACCATGAAGATGAATTTATTCACCGCATTGCCACTTGAAGTTGCCGCCACAGTCATTGACACTTTGT gTTCCTCAACTCTGTTTATGACTGGCGTTCCTCCGCAAATAACGCCAGATATAACCAAGATGCACTTCCAATACATGACGCCTTGTCTCAACTATTCTGTTCCCTTGCTGGAGGCTGAAAAGCTGTGGATGCATCCCAAATTTCGCCAGAATCGTAAATTGGTAATTCTGGCCACTGGCTGGACAAACACAGTCAACGATTCCAGCGCTATAGCAATGATTTCCAAGGCTTTTATGTGCCGACCTGGCGTTAACTTTGTG ATTGTGGATGCCGCCTACTATGTGGATACGCTGTATAAATGGTCCGCCTTGAACACGGATCTGATAGGCGAGCAGGTGGCCATGGGATTGCAGCATTTGATCAAGGCGATGCCCTGGATGGACATACATTTAATAG GGCATTCCTTGGGTGCACACATCATGGGAACTGCGGGGCGCACATTCAAGAAGCTCTCCGGCCATTTAGTGTCACGGATAACAGGACTCGATCCTGCCAAACCTTGCTTTCGCTACGAGAAGGCGCTGCCTGGGCTACAAAAAGGCGATGCCAGCTTAGTGGATGTGATACACACAAATTGTGGCATTTTGGCCAAACGTGATCCTTTGGGTGATATTGATTTCTATCCAGGCGGTGCACATCCCATTAAACCAGGTTGTCTGACAATTGGCTGCTCCCATACCCGAGCCGTCGAATACTTTGCCGAGAGCGTGTATCCAGAGTATCAACGCAGTTTTCTGGGCATGAAATGTGACTCATGGACGGCGCTGAAGCGACGCAAGTGCATCTCTGAAAACACATCTACAATGGGCTATCTAATCAATCGTAAAGCGAGAGGAATTTACTATGTTGACGTCAATGGCTGGAGTCCGTTTGGCAAAGCGGACACCATCTTAGCACCAAAACATTTTGTGTGCGATAAAACTAAGTGTTTAAGTTAG
- the LOC117569025 gene encoding DNA primase large subunit, with protein MDFNLKKRARHDVKVEVVSLESKFPHNVMIYHFPPTEDVHIDEFEDLALERLRLLRVFDRATTKGLRMMSDDWKEYVNAELTRDGLRGYLRMCSSHSGGIKQEADLQMRRRDYLSHFILRLAYCRSEDLLRWFVAREMEFFKYKFAALSTAEIKQFLEENSFHIQPLTEAQKDEVKDGLYESTVGQSVAKIELLEFYKVPFTQVLDLVRTRRCYLKAGYAYVNTHDLVSIVAARQLEEIERGMQAAKAFINDVEADERISRMLKSLHNSYTGKDYTVCKDASVPIESLDQLSKTSMPLCMRMCHDHIRSQHHIKHGGRMQYGLFLKGIGVSLEDSLRFWREEFTKKMDVDKFARSYEYNIHHNYGKKGSMVNYTPYSCMKIIKEMAAPGDCHGCPYKSLDPPTVKAKLAAYGLSPGAIEEVMFFVTRGHYQFACGKYFMLTHNSNVEPTINHPNSYFEESQILMGNRQKSTRTPGPVQPTNKRAGIRGAANRSMLNGDDDDELWRIAESQEKAYLSQKGIAEAFDDDLDLTQITE; from the coding sequence atggattttaatttaaagaaacgCGCACGCCATGATGTCAAAGTAGAAGTGGTTAGCTTGGAATCCAAATTTCCGCACAATGTGATGATATATCATTTCCCGCCCACGGAGGATGTGCACATTGATGAATTCGAAGATCTCGCCCTGGAGCGTCTGCGTCTATTGCGTGTCTTCGATCGCGCCACAACGAAGGGTCTTCGTATGATGTCCGATGACTGGAAGGAATACGTAAACGCTGAATTGACCAGAGATGGATTACGCGGCTATTTGCGCATGTGCAGCAGCCACAGTGGCGGCATCAAACAGGAAGCGGATCTGCAGATGCGTCGACGAGATTATCTGTCACACTTTATATTGCGCTTGGCCTACTGTCGATCGGAGGACTTGCTGCGCTGGTTTGTGGCACGTGAAATGGAGTTCTTCAAGTACAAGTTCGCCGCATTGAGCACCGCTGAGATTAAACAATTTCTGGAAGAGAACAGCTTTCACATACAACCGCTGACCGAGGCCCAGAAGGACGAGGTGAAGGATGGTCTGTACGAGAGTACGGTGGGTCAAAGTGTGGCCAAGATCGAACTGCTCGAATTCTACAAGGTGCCCTTCACACAAGTGCTGGACTTGGTGCGAACGCGTCGCTGCTATCTGAAGGCGGGTTATGCCTATGTGAACACACACGATCTGGTCTCGATTGTGGCTGCCCGGCAGTTGGAAGAGATTGAGCGTGGCATGCAAGCAGCCAAGGCTTTCATCAACGATGTGGAGGCCGATGAACGCATTTCCCGCATGCTGAAATCCTTGCACAACTCGTACACCGGCAAGGACTACACGGTATGCAAGGATGCATCTGTGCCCATCGAATCGCTGGATCAGCTCTCCAAGACATCGATGCCGCTGTGCATGCGCATGTGCCACGATCACATACGCAGCCAGCATCACATTAAGCATGGCGGTCGGATGCAGTACGGTCTCTTCTTGAAGGGCATTGGCGTTAGTCTTGAGGATTCGTTGCGCTTTTGGCGTGAGGAGTTCACCAAGAAAATGGATGTGGATAAGTTTGCCCGCAGCTATGAGTACAACATTCATCATAACTATGGCAAGAAGGGTTCCATGGTCAACTACACACCCTACTCCTGCATGAAGATTATCAAGGAGATGGCAGCGCCAGGAGATTGCCACGGCTGCCCCTACAAATCGCTAGATCCGCCTACAGTCAAGGCGAAACTGGCCGCCTACGGCCTCTCGCCCGGTGCCATCGAGGAGGTCATGTTCTTTGTGACTCGAGGACACTATCAATTCGCCTGCGGCAAATACTTTATGCTCACACACAATTCCAACGTGGAGCCGACCATCAATCATCCCAATAGCTACTTCGAGGAAAGCCAAATACTCATGGGTAATAGACAAAAGTCAACTCGTACTCCAGGTCCTGTTCAGCCGACAAACAAAAGAGCGGGCATCCGAGGAGCTGCAAATAGATCCATGCTCAATggtgacgatgatgatgagctgTGGCGCATTGCTGAATCCCAGGAGAAGGCGTACCTCAGTCAAAAGGGCATCGCCGAGGCCTTCGACGATGATCTAGATCTAACACAAATTACTGAATAA
- the LOC117569027 gene encoding zinc finger and SCAN domain-containing protein 22-like — protein sequence MDEVCRFCTMYADTLQHIFAVRDQLDNEPPLIHMLESCTDCEINASDALPQNICENCVLAVKSAYQFKLKCEESQNYFKDLLGQTDRKPDINELTTGSWCMTDSAIGEVHLKSDVDQTLEVQFKAETDDSLESSGERTVENSWCVPESAIGEVHLKSDVDQTLEVQFKAETDDSLESSGERTVENSWCVPESAIGEVHLKSDVGQTLEVHLKAESDDSDSSENSGERIVERKCYPKRQSNHKKRSIFCAICCRWFPTDHDYRLHKRTHAEQLPHSGYRHYKLTHSEELPYRCTSCPLRFWTIQKLRKHLVTHMGERLHKCPHCPKAFTHLCLLKKHSYAHNEDRPFQCPYCPKTFKRNHDVTKHSIVHTGLKLYQCSECNKSFGRIYDLRVHADHLHSSKQVYMCSKCRKTFAKSNMLSRHVKFCTETGQTGT from the coding sequence ATGGATGAAGTTTGTCGATTTTGTACAATGTACGCGGACACTCTTCAGCATATATTTGCTGTTCGTGATCAGTTGGACAATGAACCTCCGCTCATACATATGCTGGAAAGCTGTACAGACTGTGAAATCAATGCATCCGATGCATTACCCCAAAACATATGTGAAAACTGTGTATTAGCTGTTAAAAGTGCATATCAATTTAAGCTGAAATGCGAAGAAAGCCAAAACTATTTCAAGGATCTTCTTGGTCAAACCGACCGCAAACCTGACATCAATGAACTCACCACAGGCAGCTGGTGTATGACAGACAGCGCCATAGGCGAAGTGCACTTAAAATCAGATGTAGACCAAACATTGGAAGTTCAGTTCAAAGCGGAGACCGATGACAGCCTAGAGAGCAGTGGAGAGAGAACAGTAGAAAACAGCTGGTGTGTGCCAGAAAGCGCCATAGGCGAAGTGCACTTAAAATCAGATGTAGACCAAACATTGGAAGTTCAGTTCAAAGCGGAGACCGATGACAGCCTAGAGAGCAGTGGAGAGAGAACAGTAGAAAACAGCTGGTGTGTGCCAGAAAGCGCCATAGGCGAAGTGCACTTAAAATCAGATGTGGGCCAAACATTAGAAGTTCATCTCAAAGCGGAGTCCGATGACAGCGATAGCTCAGAAAATAGTGGAGAAAGAATAGTGGAAAGAAAATGCTACCCAAAGCGTCAATCCAATCACAAAAAACGCTCCATTTTTTGTGCCATTTGCTGCAGATGGTTTCCCACAGATCACGACTACAGACTCCACAAACGCACGCACGCCGAGCAGCTGCCACACAGCGGCTACAGACACTACAAACTCACGCACTCCGAGGAGCTGCCATATAGATGTACTTCCTGCCCTCTCAGATTTTGGACCATTCAGAAACTAAGGAAACATTTGGTGACGCACATGGGCGAACGACTCCACAAGTGTCCACATTGCCCCAAGGCATTTACACATTTGTGTCTGCTCAAGAAGCACAGTTATGCTCATAATGAGGACCGCCCATTTCAATGCCCATATTGCCCAAAGACGTTTAAGCGCAACCACGATGTGACCAAACACAGTATCGTGCACACCGGACTAAAGCTTTATCAGTGTTCGGAATGCAACAAGAGCTTTGGCAGAATATACGATTTGCGAGTGCATGCCGATCATCTGCATTCTTCAAAGCAGGTGTACATGTGCTCCAAGTGCCGAAAGACGTTTGCCAAGTCGAACATGCTATCGCGACATGTGAAATTCTGCACGGAAACTGGTCAAACGGGGAcgtaa
- the LOC117569024 gene encoding toll-like receptor 4 isoform X2 yields the protein MYIQVKILIFLLILCESQLTISTAQTIDEESNDSIEITANESEDWPNHIGRHLKESYRLKESLSAAIQSLSQDIDDEIDNTDNPLGETNLKSLFVKYDTDDGNTCLLDSIKQDILWWVYPNGTLRTTNARFSTHRYLDLSHGNISKDLDLLFKSKFGGRLNFSKVQAFSAAYNNLNAAPYITLSSMKGSLKYLSLQGNQFSAINADAEEESIAWAKFPNMPQLLELDVSNCSIEYLTREAFRNVTNLRKLFISNNKIMTLEADTFYHIQGLQYLDLSFTNVLNYNYQFSMPTLEVILNLVYGLKIYQTVFKMLPELVYLDLSHSKITRNSAVAFTHLGSKLKYLSLCYTSFPMVSNGLFKNTALEGLDLSGNSFVSYNIVDDAFDGIGDTLKCLYFEHSNLGDLSWSKPLRNLLVLGLAGNNINALSSDVFESLVSLKVLDLSSNHIGNWYKSVFRNNSSLRVLNLRSNNINMLSTEMLKDFENLEYLSLGDNNFICNCMLREVVEVAANNNKQANCSYEVLEDSARDLLFNRTNWSQLSKLFYKQFERDFWDSRIIPLLTDSYKNIKEFKQLNKIRKLHFVTSDLKTRTCPSSTTKTFNDTSLKFQLLDYEATNYWCFNETDQIQVDQLNCQVRAMADLELQIHNTVMIITAVIGSILGASILGFIIYLKRWHIHYYYASLKSAALLSRASKESLDKFHHLTEHDPNMVYDIFISYCQNDRPWVLEELLPNVEKSGDISICLHERDFQIGVTILDNIISCMDRSRSLMLLISSKFLLSHWCQFEMYLAQHRIFEVSKEHLILVFLEDIPRRKRPKTLQYLMDIKTYIKWPSKAGKQPSTEERKLFWKRLRKSLEYIGIGTKDSKA from the exons ATGTATATtcaagtaaaaatattaatattcttgCTGATTCTATGTGAATCACAGTTAACAATTTCTACTGCACAAACAATTGACGAGGAATCAAATGATTCCATTGAAATAACTGCTAACGAATCTGAAGATTGGCCAAATCATATTGGGCGCCATTTGAAAGAGAGCTATCGCTTGAAAGAGAGCTTATCTGCAGCTATTCAGAGTCTATCGCAGGATATCGACGATGAAATAGATAACACCGACAATCCGTTAGGTGAAACAAATCTTAAATCGCTGTTCGTTAAATACGACACTGACGATGGAAACACTTGCCTTTTGGACAGCATAAAGCAAGACATCTTGTGGTGGGTATATCCCAATGGTACACTAAGAACCACAAATGCCAGATTCT CCACACATAGGTATTTGGATCTTTCGCATGGCAATATATCAAAAGATCTGGATTTGTTGTTCAAATCGAAGTTTGGAGGAAGATTAAACTTTTCAAAAGTACAGGCCTTTTCGGCGGCATATAATAACTTAAATGCAGCGCCGTATATCACCTTGAGTTCAATGAAAGGTTCACTAAAGTATTTGTCACTACAAGGCAATCAGTTTTCGGCAATAAATGCGGATGCCGAAG AGGAAAGCATTGCTTGGGCCAAGTTTCCAAATATGCCGCAACTCTTGGAGCTGGACGtcagcaactgcagcatcGAGTATTTGACCAGAGAAGCTTTTCGCAATGTGACAAACTTACGGAAACTGTTTATTTCGAACAACAAGATCATGACATTGGAGGCCGATACCTTTTACCATATACAAGGACTACAGTATCTGGATCTATCCTTTACAAACGTATTGAACTACAATTACCAATTCTCGATGCCCACGCTCGAGGTTATATTGAACTTGGTTTATGGCTTAAAGATTTATCAGACTGTTTTTAAAATGCTACCAGAGCTGGTCTATCTTGATTTATCCCACTCGAAAATAACACGCAACAGTGCGGTGGCCTTTACACACCTGGGAAGTAAACTAAAGTACCTTAGCTTGTGTTATACATCTTTTCCCATGGTGAGCAATGGACTCTTCAAGAACACAGCACTCGAGGGACTCGACTTATCGGGAAATTCTTTCGTATCCTACAACATTGTGGACGATGCCTTCGACGGCATTGGGGATACACTGAAATGTCTGTACTTTGAGCACTCCAATCTTGGGGATTTAAGTTGGTCGAAACCGCTAAGAAATCTTCTAGTCCTTGGCCTGGctggcaacaacatcaatgCCTTGTCGAGCGATGTATTTGAGTCTCTGGTCAGCCTCAAGGTCCTCGATCTTAGTTCCAATCACATCGGCAACTGGTACAAGAGTGTGTTCCGGAATAATTCATCGTTGCGTGTGCTCAACTTGCGCAgtaacaacatcaacatgcTCTCCACCGAAATGCTTAAGGATTTCGAAAATCTAGAGTATCTCAGTCTGGGTgacaataatttcatttgcaattgcatgcTCCGCGAGGTCGTCGAGGTGGCtgccaataataataagcaagCCAATTGCTCCTATGAAGTACTCGAAGATTCAGCACGAGACCTGCTCTTCAATCGCACTAACTGGAGTCAATTGAGCAAACTTTTCTATAAGCAGTTTGAGCGCGATTTCTGGGATAGTCGTATCATTCCACTGCTCACGGACAGCTATAAGAACATCAAGGAATTTAAGCAACTAAACAAGATTAGAAAACTCCACTTTGTTACTTCGGATCTGAAAACCAGAACGTGCCCATCATCAACCACAAAGACCTTTAACGACACCTCGCTAAAATTTCAACTATTAGATTACGAGGCGACGAATTATTGGTGCTTCAATGAAACGGATCAGATACAAGTGGATCAGTTAAATTGCCAAGTTCGTGCAATGGCTGATCTGGAGTTACAAATCCACAACACCGTTATGATTATAACAGCCGTTATTGGCAGCATTTTGGGTGCTAGCATTCTGGGTTTCATCATTTATCTAAAACGTTGgcatattcattattattatgcatcGCTCAAGTCGGCGGCGCTTTTGTCGAGAGCCTCCAAAGAGTCACTGGATAAATTTCATCATCTTACAGAGCATGATCCTAATATGGTCTATGACATCTTCATTAGCTACTGCCAGAATGATCGTCCTTGGGTGCTTGAAGAATTACTGCCGAATGTGGAAAAGTCTGGTGATATCTCGATTTGCCTACACGAGCGTGATTTTCag ATTGGCGTCACTATTCTCGATAACATTATCTCGTGCATGGATCGTTCACGCTCTCTAATGTTGCTGATATCATCAAAGTTCTTGCTCAGCCACTGGTGTCagtttgaaatgtatttggcTCAACATCG CATATTTGAGGTAAGCAAGGAACACTTGATACTTGTCTTTTTGGAGGATATACCGCGCAGAAAACGACCAAAGACACTGCAATATTTAATGGACATCAAAACTTACATTAAGTGGCCAAGCAAAGCAGGCAAACAACCATCAACGGAGGAACGCAAATTGTTTTGGAAACGCTTAAGAAAGTCCCTGGAATATATTGGTATTGGCACAAAAGATTCTAAGGCCTAG
- the LOC117569024 gene encoding toll-like receptor 6 isoform X1: protein MYIQVKILIFLLILCESQLTISTAQTIDEESNDSIEITANESEDWPNHIGRHLKESYRLKESLSAAIQSLSQDIDDEIDNTDNPLGETNLKSLFVKYDTDDGNTCLLDSIKQDILWWVYPNGTLRTTNARFSTHRYLDLSHGNISKDLDLLFKSKFGGRLNFSKVQAFSAAYNNLNAAPYITLSSMKGSLKYLSLQGNQFSAINADAEAIERFLQDTQIKPNNEMHNKCREELLANGNIDLYDRMCLQLEYNKDTDTPNTQDFIYEDHIRKLQIMHRLFGYSKESIAWAKFPNMPQLLELDVSNCSIEYLTREAFRNVTNLRKLFISNNKIMTLEADTFYHIQGLQYLDLSFTNVLNYNYQFSMPTLEVILNLVYGLKIYQTVFKMLPELVYLDLSHSKITRNSAVAFTHLGSKLKYLSLCYTSFPMVSNGLFKNTALEGLDLSGNSFVSYNIVDDAFDGIGDTLKCLYFEHSNLGDLSWSKPLRNLLVLGLAGNNINALSSDVFESLVSLKVLDLSSNHIGNWYKSVFRNNSSLRVLNLRSNNINMLSTEMLKDFENLEYLSLGDNNFICNCMLREVVEVAANNNKQANCSYEVLEDSARDLLFNRTNWSQLSKLFYKQFERDFWDSRIIPLLTDSYKNIKEFKQLNKIRKLHFVTSDLKTRTCPSSTTKTFNDTSLKFQLLDYEATNYWCFNETDQIQVDQLNCQVRAMADLELQIHNTVMIITAVIGSILGASILGFIIYLKRWHIHYYYASLKSAALLSRASKESLDKFHHLTEHDPNMVYDIFISYCQNDRPWVLEELLPNVEKSGDISICLHERDFQIGVTILDNIISCMDRSRSLMLLISSKFLLSHWCQFEMYLAQHRIFEVSKEHLILVFLEDIPRRKRPKTLQYLMDIKTYIKWPSKAGKQPSTEERKLFWKRLRKSLEYIGIGTKDSKA from the exons ATGTATATtcaagtaaaaatattaatattcttgCTGATTCTATGTGAATCACAGTTAACAATTTCTACTGCACAAACAATTGACGAGGAATCAAATGATTCCATTGAAATAACTGCTAACGAATCTGAAGATTGGCCAAATCATATTGGGCGCCATTTGAAAGAGAGCTATCGCTTGAAAGAGAGCTTATCTGCAGCTATTCAGAGTCTATCGCAGGATATCGACGATGAAATAGATAACACCGACAATCCGTTAGGTGAAACAAATCTTAAATCGCTGTTCGTTAAATACGACACTGACGATGGAAACACTTGCCTTTTGGACAGCATAAAGCAAGACATCTTGTGGTGGGTATATCCCAATGGTACACTAAGAACCACAAATGCCAGATTCT CCACACATAGGTATTTGGATCTTTCGCATGGCAATATATCAAAAGATCTGGATTTGTTGTTCAAATCGAAGTTTGGAGGAAGATTAAACTTTTCAAAAGTACAGGCCTTTTCGGCGGCATATAATAACTTAAATGCAGCGCCGTATATCACCTTGAGTTCAATGAAAGGTTCACTAAAGTATTTGTCACTACAAGGCAATCAGTTTTCGGCAATAAATGCGGATGCCGAAG CTATTGAGAGATTCTTGCAAGACACTCAAATTAAACCAAACAATGAAATGCACAATAAATGCAGAGAAGAACTGCTTGCCAATGGTAACATTGATCTGTATGATCGAATGTGCTTACAACTAGAATACAACAAAGACACAGACACACCAAACACACAAGATTTCATTTATGAGGATCACATACGTAAACTACAGATAATGCACAGATTATTTGGCTACTCAA AGGAAAGCATTGCTTGGGCCAAGTTTCCAAATATGCCGCAACTCTTGGAGCTGGACGtcagcaactgcagcatcGAGTATTTGACCAGAGAAGCTTTTCGCAATGTGACAAACTTACGGAAACTGTTTATTTCGAACAACAAGATCATGACATTGGAGGCCGATACCTTTTACCATATACAAGGACTACAGTATCTGGATCTATCCTTTACAAACGTATTGAACTACAATTACCAATTCTCGATGCCCACGCTCGAGGTTATATTGAACTTGGTTTATGGCTTAAAGATTTATCAGACTGTTTTTAAAATGCTACCAGAGCTGGTCTATCTTGATTTATCCCACTCGAAAATAACACGCAACAGTGCGGTGGCCTTTACACACCTGGGAAGTAAACTAAAGTACCTTAGCTTGTGTTATACATCTTTTCCCATGGTGAGCAATGGACTCTTCAAGAACACAGCACTCGAGGGACTCGACTTATCGGGAAATTCTTTCGTATCCTACAACATTGTGGACGATGCCTTCGACGGCATTGGGGATACACTGAAATGTCTGTACTTTGAGCACTCCAATCTTGGGGATTTAAGTTGGTCGAAACCGCTAAGAAATCTTCTAGTCCTTGGCCTGGctggcaacaacatcaatgCCTTGTCGAGCGATGTATTTGAGTCTCTGGTCAGCCTCAAGGTCCTCGATCTTAGTTCCAATCACATCGGCAACTGGTACAAGAGTGTGTTCCGGAATAATTCATCGTTGCGTGTGCTCAACTTGCGCAgtaacaacatcaacatgcTCTCCACCGAAATGCTTAAGGATTTCGAAAATCTAGAGTATCTCAGTCTGGGTgacaataatttcatttgcaattgcatgcTCCGCGAGGTCGTCGAGGTGGCtgccaataataataagcaagCCAATTGCTCCTATGAAGTACTCGAAGATTCAGCACGAGACCTGCTCTTCAATCGCACTAACTGGAGTCAATTGAGCAAACTTTTCTATAAGCAGTTTGAGCGCGATTTCTGGGATAGTCGTATCATTCCACTGCTCACGGACAGCTATAAGAACATCAAGGAATTTAAGCAACTAAACAAGATTAGAAAACTCCACTTTGTTACTTCGGATCTGAAAACCAGAACGTGCCCATCATCAACCACAAAGACCTTTAACGACACCTCGCTAAAATTTCAACTATTAGATTACGAGGCGACGAATTATTGGTGCTTCAATGAAACGGATCAGATACAAGTGGATCAGTTAAATTGCCAAGTTCGTGCAATGGCTGATCTGGAGTTACAAATCCACAACACCGTTATGATTATAACAGCCGTTATTGGCAGCATTTTGGGTGCTAGCATTCTGGGTTTCATCATTTATCTAAAACGTTGgcatattcattattattatgcatcGCTCAAGTCGGCGGCGCTTTTGTCGAGAGCCTCCAAAGAGTCACTGGATAAATTTCATCATCTTACAGAGCATGATCCTAATATGGTCTATGACATCTTCATTAGCTACTGCCAGAATGATCGTCCTTGGGTGCTTGAAGAATTACTGCCGAATGTGGAAAAGTCTGGTGATATCTCGATTTGCCTACACGAGCGTGATTTTCag ATTGGCGTCACTATTCTCGATAACATTATCTCGTGCATGGATCGTTCACGCTCTCTAATGTTGCTGATATCATCAAAGTTCTTGCTCAGCCACTGGTGTCagtttgaaatgtatttggcTCAACATCG CATATTTGAGGTAAGCAAGGAACACTTGATACTTGTCTTTTTGGAGGATATACCGCGCAGAAAACGACCAAAGACACTGCAATATTTAATGGACATCAAAACTTACATTAAGTGGCCAAGCAAAGCAGGCAAACAACCATCAACGGAGGAACGCAAATTGTTTTGGAAACGCTTAAGAAAGTCCCTGGAATATATTGGTATTGGCACAAAAGATTCTAAGGCCTAG